The following proteins come from a genomic window of Sorghum bicolor cultivar BTx623 chromosome 3, Sorghum_bicolor_NCBIv3, whole genome shotgun sequence:
- the LOC8084810 gene encoding uncharacterized protein LOC8084810 gives MVPRRDRRSGVRFIENGRDRSLTYFKRRSGLFKAASDLSTLTGARVAVVLESEHGKFSSFGTPEASPILDAFLLGSAPTDLDTSEAEKASITNLQNEVFQLEKEKTMEDKRKKESMARTNKNIQEASKMAKYVYGNIEDLDATELFDMYRELSRVKQEINDRLPTLLHDDKVEVGGRLRDPSLLLPTWWRSMPPPQVATPQKYPWAPFQACFQQHPWSSTSAAALARSGSSLPNSMILPSLQAPENLLQHYYPLAPHTSSTSYVQFQAPKMPPAPMEAHNPYTYHICGIDINGNNSHPFSLSHILSSSTTSQPSSLQTTPPSDDSSPLSLSPQISSPMHLGSSSQQQLPFNVQNYSSAHPPQNYANVVGSTSIHCHQLFYSNLSSPELNVELGNSGGTQVGDGQSDGGFDRVMPKSFSTGESSGGGNAAVNLGGHNFHLY, from the coding sequence ATGGTGCCAAGGAGGGATAGGAGGTCAGGAGTGAGATTCATTGAGAATGGTAGGGACCGGAGTCTCACATACTTCAAGAGGCGCTCTGGGCTTTTCAAGGCAGCATCTGATCTCTCCACCCTCACCGGCGCAAGGGTTGCGGTGGTGTTGGAGTCTGAACATGGCAAGTTTTCCTCTTTTGGCACCCCAGAGGCTAGCCCCATACTTGATGCTTTCCTTTTAGGGAGTGCACCTACGGATCTTGATACTAGTGAAGCAGAGAAGGCTTCAATTACCAATTTACAAAATGAGGTGTTCCAGCTAGAGAAAGAGAAGACCATGGAGGATAAGAGGAAGAAGGAGAGCATGGCGCGGACCAACAAGAACATCCAAGAGGCCTCTAAGATGGCCAAGTATGTTTATGGTAACATAGAGGATCTTGATGCCACTGAGCTCTTTGACATGTATCGTGAGCTCTCACGAGTAAAGCAAGAGATAAATGATCGCTTGCCTACCTTGCTCCATGACGACAAAGTAGAAGTTGGTGGTCGTCTTAGAGATCCATCACTGCTGCTGCCCACTTGGTGGCGTTCCATGCCTCCTCCACAAGTTGCGACACCACAAAAGTATCCATGGGCTCCCTTCCAAGCTTGCTTCCAGCAACATCCATGGTCGTCCACATCTGCAGCAGCGCTAGCAAGGTCAGGCTCCTCACTTCCAAACTCAATGATCCTTCCATCACTACAGGCACCAGAAAATCTGCTGCAACATTACTACCCTCTAGCACCACATACTTCTTCCACTTCCTATGTGCAATTCCAAGCACCCAAGATGCCACCTGCACCTATGGAAGCACACAACCCTTACACCTATCACATCTGTGGGATAGACATCAATGGTAACAACTCACACCCATTCTCATTGTCCCATATACTGTCTTCATCGACAACATCCCAGCCTTCATCATTGCAAACAACTCCACCATCAGATGATTCATCTCCTCTATCATTGTCACCGCAAATTTCATCCCCAATGCATCTAGGGTCGTCGTCCCAACAACAGCTTCCTTTCAATGTACAAAATTATAGCTCTGCGCATCCACCTCAAAACTATGCAAATGTTGTTGGCTCAACTTCGATCCATTGTCATCAATTGTTCTATAGCAACTTATCATCACCTGAACTAAATGTTGAGTTGGGAAATAGTGGAGGCACCCAAGTTGGCGATGGACAAAGTGATGGTGGCTTCGACCGAGTGATGCCGAAGTCCTTTTCTACTGGAGAAAGCTCTGGTGGTGGTAATGCAGCAGTCAATCTTGGTGGCCACAACTTCCATTTGTACTAG